The proteins below are encoded in one region of Helianthus annuus cultivar XRQ/B chromosome 2, HanXRQr2.0-SUNRISE, whole genome shotgun sequence:
- the LOC110916191 gene encoding cleavage stimulating factor 64 isoform X1, with protein MANSQHRCVFVGNIPYDATEEQLVQICEEVGPVVSFRLVIDRETGKPKGYGFCEYKDEETALSARRNLHGYDINGRQLRVDFAENDKNPDRGREQGRGGPGLSTNTAPQKQIGGPAVHSDPSLNQAVGLQVAMAAAIVMAGTLGGGQTINSISQNGNQSQPTLGTDPLTLHLAKLPKGQLTEVLTEFKALATQNKEQARQLLLAHPQLSKAILQAHIMLKAVPPHMLQMPNAQLLPGQHAHPPVHGGQLGQQSSIQSLSGLPPLAQNKVPIGFMQQSQSQPSSSIVPSQYAAMSLPPQPRFQTPLPAQHQVPHYSTLPGASVAVNLQSLRPQHSCQLAVPVQPSITTHKVPINTYKDQIVHPAKLLKMEDGRGASFSPADNNLPASGNQILKAGPTESQKPNPELPPGAESALLQQVLSLTPEQLSSLSPEQQQQVIQLQQMLRQST; from the exons ATGGCCAATTCTCAACATCGCTGCGTTTTCG TTGGAAATATACCGTATGATGCAACTGAAGAACAGCTTGTGCAAATCTGTGAAGAGGTTGGCCCTGTTGTGTCTTTCAG ATTAGTTATCGACAGAGAAACTGGTAAGCCCAAAGGCTACGGGTTTTGTGAGTACAAGGATGAAGAAACGGCCCTAAGTGCTCGTCGCAATCTCCATGGTTATGATATAAATGGCAGACAGTTGAGAGTTGACTTTGCCGAAAATGACAAAAATCCCGACAGAGGCCGAGAACAG GGTCGCGGTGGACCTGGACTGTCTACAAATACTG CTCCTCAAAAACAAATCGGGGGTCCTGCAGTACATAGTGATCCTAGTCTAAACCAGGCTGTTGGTCTGCAAGTGGCCATGGCTGCTGCAATTGTGATGGCTGGAACTCTTGGAGGTGGTCAAACTATTAACAGCATAAGTCAAAATGGTAACCAAAGTCAACCGACATTGGGAACCGACCCTTTGACACTTCATCTTGCTAAATTACCCAAAGGCCAGTTGACTGAGGTTTTGACCGAGTTTAAG GCGTTAGCTACTCAAAACAAGGAACAAGCACGCCAGCTGTTGCTTGCTCACCCGCAGCTGTCAAAGGCGATTTTGCAG GCTCATATTATGCTGAAGGCAGTTCCTCCCCACATG TTACAGATGCCAAATGCTCAACTACTTCCTGGTCAACATGCACATCCTCCGGTCCATGGTGGTCAACTGGGTCAACAATCTTCAATACAATCACTATCCGGGCTGCCCCCTCTTGCTCAGAACAAAGTGCCAATTGGATTCATGCAACAATCTcaaagtcaaccatcttcttcaaTAGTTCCCAGCCAGTATGCTGCCATGTCACTTCCTCCACAGCCTCGGTTTCAGACTCCACTGCCAGCTCAGCATCAGGTTCCACATTATTCGACATTGCCCGGAGCATCTGTTGCTGTAAATCTTCAATCATTACGTCCACAACATAGTTGTCAGTTAGCGGTTCCTGTTCAGCCTTCTATTACGACTCATAAGGTACCAATAAACACTTACAAAGATCAAATTGTTCATCCTGCAAAATTGTTGAAAATGGAGGACGGAAGGGGTGCATCTTTCTCACCTGCAGATAATAATCTTCCTGCGTCTGGAAACCAGATTTTAAAAGCGGGTCCCACAGAATCTCAAAAACCGAACCCTGAG CTTCCTCCTGGTGCTGAGTCGGCTTTACTGCAACAAGTGTTGAGTCTCACACCAGAGCAGTTAAGTTCGTTGTCTCCAGAACAGCAGCAGCAAGTCATTCAGCTTCAACAGATGCTTCGACAATCAACTTAG
- the LOC110916191 gene encoding cleavage stimulating factor 64 isoform X2, translated as MANSQHRCVFVGNIPYDATEEQLVQICEEVGPVVSFRLVIDRETGKPKGYGFCEYKDEETALSARRNLHGYDINGRQLRVDFAENDKNPDRGREQGRGGPGLSTNTAPQKQIGGPAVHSDPSLNQAVGLQVAMAAAIVMAGTLGGGQTINSISQNGNQSQPTLGTDPLTLHLAKLPKGQLTEVLTEFKALATQNKEQARQLLLAHPQLSKAILQAHIMLKAVPPHMMPNAQLLPGQHAHPPVHGGQLGQQSSIQSLSGLPPLAQNKVPIGFMQQSQSQPSSSIVPSQYAAMSLPPQPRFQTPLPAQHQVPHYSTLPGASVAVNLQSLRPQHSCQLAVPVQPSITTHKVPINTYKDQIVHPAKLLKMEDGRGASFSPADNNLPASGNQILKAGPTESQKPNPELPPGAESALLQQVLSLTPEQLSSLSPEQQQQVIQLQQMLRQST; from the exons ATGGCCAATTCTCAACATCGCTGCGTTTTCG TTGGAAATATACCGTATGATGCAACTGAAGAACAGCTTGTGCAAATCTGTGAAGAGGTTGGCCCTGTTGTGTCTTTCAG ATTAGTTATCGACAGAGAAACTGGTAAGCCCAAAGGCTACGGGTTTTGTGAGTACAAGGATGAAGAAACGGCCCTAAGTGCTCGTCGCAATCTCCATGGTTATGATATAAATGGCAGACAGTTGAGAGTTGACTTTGCCGAAAATGACAAAAATCCCGACAGAGGCCGAGAACAG GGTCGCGGTGGACCTGGACTGTCTACAAATACTG CTCCTCAAAAACAAATCGGGGGTCCTGCAGTACATAGTGATCCTAGTCTAAACCAGGCTGTTGGTCTGCAAGTGGCCATGGCTGCTGCAATTGTGATGGCTGGAACTCTTGGAGGTGGTCAAACTATTAACAGCATAAGTCAAAATGGTAACCAAAGTCAACCGACATTGGGAACCGACCCTTTGACACTTCATCTTGCTAAATTACCCAAAGGCCAGTTGACTGAGGTTTTGACCGAGTTTAAG GCGTTAGCTACTCAAAACAAGGAACAAGCACGCCAGCTGTTGCTTGCTCACCCGCAGCTGTCAAAGGCGATTTTGCAG GCTCATATTATGCTGAAGGCAGTTCCTCCCCACATG ATGCCAAATGCTCAACTACTTCCTGGTCAACATGCACATCCTCCGGTCCATGGTGGTCAACTGGGTCAACAATCTTCAATACAATCACTATCCGGGCTGCCCCCTCTTGCTCAGAACAAAGTGCCAATTGGATTCATGCAACAATCTcaaagtcaaccatcttcttcaaTAGTTCCCAGCCAGTATGCTGCCATGTCACTTCCTCCACAGCCTCGGTTTCAGACTCCACTGCCAGCTCAGCATCAGGTTCCACATTATTCGACATTGCCCGGAGCATCTGTTGCTGTAAATCTTCAATCATTACGTCCACAACATAGTTGTCAGTTAGCGGTTCCTGTTCAGCCTTCTATTACGACTCATAAGGTACCAATAAACACTTACAAAGATCAAATTGTTCATCCTGCAAAATTGTTGAAAATGGAGGACGGAAGGGGTGCATCTTTCTCACCTGCAGATAATAATCTTCCTGCGTCTGGAAACCAGATTTTAAAAGCGGGTCCCACAGAATCTCAAAAACCGAACCCTGAG CTTCCTCCTGGTGCTGAGTCGGCTTTACTGCAACAAGTGTTGAGTCTCACACCAGAGCAGTTAAGTTCGTTGTCTCCAGAACAGCAGCAGCAAGTCATTCAGCTTCAACAGATGCTTCGACAATCAACTTAG